One Oncorhynchus clarkii lewisi isolate Uvic-CL-2024 chromosome 32, UVic_Ocla_1.0, whole genome shotgun sequence DNA window includes the following coding sequences:
- the LOC139392350 gene encoding pygopus homolog 2 isoform X1 has translation MAAESGRLLAGQGQGKRGKGGQMKSPEKRKRKSNAQGAGAAFSHLSEFAPPPTPMVDHLVASNPFDDDFGPPSLPSRPGGAGVPGGGPFLPSPGAGGGGGPYGGRIGPGGMGFMGGPGGGPGGPGRRPPFGPGPPNAGPHHQLGFGGMPGFGGGGGGGGFPGPGGPSQFNMPPNFSPPMHPGPGFNPMLSPGGIGGPGGGPPHPRFGMPPQQQHGQGGHPFNSPPLPGGGGPRGPPHGPMNPMGGMPGGMNMMGGMGVGPGGNMGVIPGLPPQGQFPPSQDGPYPGLSPPGPGNDEGKNFGGGGPQSGPPQQQPNLNTSGPPGPNNTPPGPPNSGPSQPGGGFPDQQPNTPGQPPSAPPQSNPNSSPTGPLNGSQPLQPPPNQLQGPNSANAPSSNNPSQQQSTPPNSSLGSTLYNQQNNTPGGGSMPNAPPNSAQNNMTNNSSGGNTPGSNPNPPSNSTPNTQSPLPPGPANPSTGPGSGPGKLGGPGMVFPCGFCLSEVHDDQDAILCEASCQRWFHRDCTGLTEPAYGLLTRESSAVWACDFCLKTKEIQAVYVRQGLGQLVAANEG, from the exons GTGGACAGATGAAGAGTCcagaaaagaggaagagaaaatCCAACGCTCAG GGGGCCGGTGCCGCGTTCTCCCACCTCTCTGAGTTTGCGCCCCCTCCTACCCCCATGGTGGACCACCTGGTTGCCTCCAACCCTTTTGATGATGACTTTGGCCCCCCATCGCTGCCGTCCCGACCTGGTGGGGCTGGAGTTCCAGGAGGGGGTCCATTCCTCCCAAGCCCCGGggcaggtggaggaggggggccTTATGGAGGCAGGATAGGCCCCGGGGGCATGGGCTTCATGGGGGGCCCTGGGGGAGGCCCTGGAGGACCAGGACGGAGACCGCCCTTTGGCCCAGGACCACCCAACGCAGGACCGCACCACCAGCTGGGCTTTGGGGGGATGCCTGGCTTTGGGGGTGGAGGTGGCGGAGGAGGTTTCCCAGGACCCGGGGGTCCTTCGCAATTTAACATGCCCCCCAATTTCAGTCCGCCCATGCACCCGGGACCGGGGTTCAACCCTATGCTGTCCCCTGGTGGTATCGGGGGTCCTGGAGGAGGGCCACCGCACCCTCGGTTTGGGATGCCCCCGCAGCAACAGCACGGACAGGGTGGGCACCCCTTCAACAGCCCCCCTTTGCCCGGTGGCGGAGGACCCAGGGGACCCCCCCATGGCCCCATGAACCCCATGGGTGGCATGCCTGGTGGGATGAACATGATGGGGGGCATGGGCGTTGGCCCAGGAGGAAACATGGGAGTGATTCCAGGTTTACCCCCTCAAGGACAGTTCCCTCCCTCACAGGATGGCCCATACCCAGGCCTCAGCCCCCCGGGCCCAGGGAACGATGAGGGGAAGAACTTTGGCGGAGGTGGGCCCCAGTCTGGGCCTCCGCAGCAGCAGCCTAACTTAAACACATCTGGTCCACCGGGTCCCAACAACACTCCCCCCGGGCCCCCCAACTCTGGCCCTTCCCAGCCTGGAGGAGGCTTCCCTGACCAGCAGCCCAACACGCCCGGCCAGCCCCCCTCAGCACCGCCCCAGTCCAACCCCAACTCCTCCCCCACCGGCCCACTCAACGGCTCCCAGCCCCTGCAACCGCCACCCAATCAGCTGCAGGGGCCCAACTCTGCCAACGCCCCCTCCTCCAATAACCCATCCCAACAGCAGTCAACTCCGCCGAATTCTTCCCTTGGATCAACCCTTTACAACCAGCAGAACAACACCCCTGGTGGAGGCTCCATGCCAAATGCTCCCCCCAACTCTGCCCAGAACAACATGACCAACAACAGCAGTGGGGGTAACACCCCCGGCAGCAACCCCAACCCCCCTTCCAACTCTACCCCCAACACTCAGTCTCCGCTGCCCCCCGGCCCCGCTAACCCCTCCACCGGCCCAGGCTCCGGTCCAGGGAAGCTGGGCGGCCCGGGCATGGTGTTCCCCTGCGGCTTCTGCCTGTCGGAGGTGCACGACGACCAGGATGCCATCTTGTGTGAGGCGTCGTGCCAGCGCTGGTTCCACCGTGACTGCACGGGCCTGACGGAGCCAGCCTACGGTCTGCTGACCCGAGAGAGCTCTGCTGTCTGGGCCTGCGACTTCTGCCTCAAGACCAAGGAGATCCAAGCTGTGTATGTCCGCCAGGGCTTGGGCCAGCTGGTGGCTGCCAACGAGGGCTGA
- the LOC139392350 gene encoding pygopus homolog 2 isoform X2: MKSPEKRKRKSNAQGAGAAFSHLSEFAPPPTPMVDHLVASNPFDDDFGPPSLPSRPGGAGVPGGGPFLPSPGAGGGGGPYGGRIGPGGMGFMGGPGGGPGGPGRRPPFGPGPPNAGPHHQLGFGGMPGFGGGGGGGGFPGPGGPSQFNMPPNFSPPMHPGPGFNPMLSPGGIGGPGGGPPHPRFGMPPQQQHGQGGHPFNSPPLPGGGGPRGPPHGPMNPMGGMPGGMNMMGGMGVGPGGNMGVIPGLPPQGQFPPSQDGPYPGLSPPGPGNDEGKNFGGGGPQSGPPQQQPNLNTSGPPGPNNTPPGPPNSGPSQPGGGFPDQQPNTPGQPPSAPPQSNPNSSPTGPLNGSQPLQPPPNQLQGPNSANAPSSNNPSQQQSTPPNSSLGSTLYNQQNNTPGGGSMPNAPPNSAQNNMTNNSSGGNTPGSNPNPPSNSTPNTQSPLPPGPANPSTGPGSGPGKLGGPGMVFPCGFCLSEVHDDQDAILCEASCQRWFHRDCTGLTEPAYGLLTRESSAVWACDFCLKTKEIQAVYVRQGLGQLVAANEG; this comes from the exons ATGAAGAGTCcagaaaagaggaagagaaaatCCAACGCTCAG GGGGCCGGTGCCGCGTTCTCCCACCTCTCTGAGTTTGCGCCCCCTCCTACCCCCATGGTGGACCACCTGGTTGCCTCCAACCCTTTTGATGATGACTTTGGCCCCCCATCGCTGCCGTCCCGACCTGGTGGGGCTGGAGTTCCAGGAGGGGGTCCATTCCTCCCAAGCCCCGGggcaggtggaggaggggggccTTATGGAGGCAGGATAGGCCCCGGGGGCATGGGCTTCATGGGGGGCCCTGGGGGAGGCCCTGGAGGACCAGGACGGAGACCGCCCTTTGGCCCAGGACCACCCAACGCAGGACCGCACCACCAGCTGGGCTTTGGGGGGATGCCTGGCTTTGGGGGTGGAGGTGGCGGAGGAGGTTTCCCAGGACCCGGGGGTCCTTCGCAATTTAACATGCCCCCCAATTTCAGTCCGCCCATGCACCCGGGACCGGGGTTCAACCCTATGCTGTCCCCTGGTGGTATCGGGGGTCCTGGAGGAGGGCCACCGCACCCTCGGTTTGGGATGCCCCCGCAGCAACAGCACGGACAGGGTGGGCACCCCTTCAACAGCCCCCCTTTGCCCGGTGGCGGAGGACCCAGGGGACCCCCCCATGGCCCCATGAACCCCATGGGTGGCATGCCTGGTGGGATGAACATGATGGGGGGCATGGGCGTTGGCCCAGGAGGAAACATGGGAGTGATTCCAGGTTTACCCCCTCAAGGACAGTTCCCTCCCTCACAGGATGGCCCATACCCAGGCCTCAGCCCCCCGGGCCCAGGGAACGATGAGGGGAAGAACTTTGGCGGAGGTGGGCCCCAGTCTGGGCCTCCGCAGCAGCAGCCTAACTTAAACACATCTGGTCCACCGGGTCCCAACAACACTCCCCCCGGGCCCCCCAACTCTGGCCCTTCCCAGCCTGGAGGAGGCTTCCCTGACCAGCAGCCCAACACGCCCGGCCAGCCCCCCTCAGCACCGCCCCAGTCCAACCCCAACTCCTCCCCCACCGGCCCACTCAACGGCTCCCAGCCCCTGCAACCGCCACCCAATCAGCTGCAGGGGCCCAACTCTGCCAACGCCCCCTCCTCCAATAACCCATCCCAACAGCAGTCAACTCCGCCGAATTCTTCCCTTGGATCAACCCTTTACAACCAGCAGAACAACACCCCTGGTGGAGGCTCCATGCCAAATGCTCCCCCCAACTCTGCCCAGAACAACATGACCAACAACAGCAGTGGGGGTAACACCCCCGGCAGCAACCCCAACCCCCCTTCCAACTCTACCCCCAACACTCAGTCTCCGCTGCCCCCCGGCCCCGCTAACCCCTCCACCGGCCCAGGCTCCGGTCCAGGGAAGCTGGGCGGCCCGGGCATGGTGTTCCCCTGCGGCTTCTGCCTGTCGGAGGTGCACGACGACCAGGATGCCATCTTGTGTGAGGCGTCGTGCCAGCGCTGGTTCCACCGTGACTGCACGGGCCTGACGGAGCCAGCCTACGGTCTGCTGACCCGAGAGAGCTCTGCTGTCTGGGCCTGCGACTTCTGCCTCAAGACCAAGGAGATCCAAGCTGTGTATGTCCGCCAGGGCTTGGGCCAGCTGGTGGCTGCCAACGAGGGCTGA